The Eremothecium cymbalariae DBVPG#7215 chromosome 8, complete sequence genome has a window encoding:
- the NAM8 gene encoding Nam8p (similar to Ashbya gossypii ADR307W) has translation MSFNSSYNSQVMQDYTYNGAGQFRAQQNSALTRQLSASSAASTSSNGPETTSTQLYMGDLDASWTENDIKQIWATLGEPNVQVKLIKNSGPMNNSGYCFVEFPSNLSATNALLKTGLPIPVDPSRSLKLNWASFATAPGTEFSIFVGDLAPNVSESQLFELFISRYSSTLNAKIVFDQVTGVSKGYGFVKFGNEAEQQRSLVEMQGVFLNGRAIRVSTTSKNKSRFRGGLSGTVTSAAAATAGPPVGNLSGVIQTSSPQTLPQQSQFIYPVQQQPVLSQFTDPNNTTVFIGGLSSLVTEEELRAYFQPFGQIVYVKIPVGKGCGFVQYVDRSSAENAIAKMQGFPIGNSRIRLSWGRSAKQAAGMQQVFAMTLQHQQPQKTQQQQQHHNHHHNTQQSIQESQKHRAPQQQQQTAANNTSTTTTTVPNLATGGAAGTTSAGTAQPLLQQQLQQQFPYQQQPAMPQTYSYTLDSISGTGSNYVPMSHIPPIQLTYQSSAIIDPSSSSALLPNLTTLDYSGFPSSNNSNFNFSPSTSLGAGFNQQVFDYSNSDMGTPMAQTPNTAASTQSTKHPQIFVQGGEAYVKGRNSSIDRLEQGSNGYIFV, from the coding sequence ATGtctttcaattcatccTACAATTCGCAGGTCATGCAAGATTATACATATAACGGAGCCGGGCAATTTCGTGCGCAGCAGAATAGCGCGCTGACCCGGCAGCTTTCAGCATCATCAGCAGCTTCGACGTCTTCCAATGGGCCGGAGACGACTTCGACACAGCTGTATATGGGTGATTTAGATGCTAGCTGGACtgaaaatgatattaagCAGATCTGGGCGACTCTTGGGGAGCCCAACGTCCAAGTTAAGTTGATCAAGAACAGTGGCCCGATGAATAACTCGGGGTACTGCTTTGTTGAGTTTCCGTCGAACCTATCAGCTACCAATGCTTTGTTGAAAACCGGGCTGCCCATTCCTGTGGATCCTTCACGGTCGCTTAAGCTGAATTGGGCTTCCTTTGCTACGGCCCCAGGCACTGAGTTTTCTATTTTCGTCGGGGATTTGGCTCCCAACGTTAGCGAATCGCAGTTGTTCGAACTGTTTATTTCACGGTACTCGTCAACGCTAAACGCCAAGATCGTATTCGACCAAGTCACCGGGGTTTCCAAGGGATATGGCTTTGTAAAGTTTGGAAACGAGGCAGAGCAGCAGCGCTCCTTAGTGGAGATGCAAGGTGTTTTTCTCAATGGCAGAGCTATTAGGGTTTCGACAACGTCCAAAAACAAGTCTCGTTTTCGAGGAGGACTTTCCGGGACCGTAACATCCGCCGCTGCCGCTACTGCGGGGCCACCAGTGGGTAATCTCTCCGGGGTTATTCAGACGAGCAGCCCGCAAACGCTCCCACAACAATCACAATTTATATATCCTGTCCAGCAACAGCCTGTGCTATCCCAGTTTACAGATCCTAATAATACCACTGTATTTATAGGCGGGTTGTCATCACTTGTTACTGAGGAGGAACTACGCGCCTACTTCCAGCCCTTTGGTCAAATAGTATATGTTAAGATTCCTGTAGGGAAGGGTTGTGGTTTCGTTCAGTATGTGGACCGCAGCTCGGCAGAAAACGCTATTGCTAAGATGCAGGGATTCCCAATAGGCAATTCCAGAATCAGATTGTCTTGGGGCAGGAGCGCGAAGCAGGCCGCTGGGATGCAACAGGTCTTTGCCATGACATTgcaacatcaacaacccCAAAAGAcgcagcaacagcaacagcaccacaatcatcatcataacACACAGCAGTCGATCCAGGAATCTCAGAAGCATCGGGCCCcgcaacaacagcaacaaacCGCAGCTAATAACACTTCCACAACTACTACAACAGTTCCTAATTTGGCTACTGGTGGTGCTGCTGGCACTACCTCTGCTGGCACTGCGCAACCGTTGCTGCAACAGCAGTTACAGCAACAATTCCCgtaccaacaacaacctGCTATGCCACAGACTTACAGTTATACTCTGGACTCTATTAGCGGCACTGGGTCAAACTACGTCCCAATGTCCCATATACCACCTATTCAGTTAACATACCAATCATCTGCTATTATTGAtccttcatcttcgtctGCTTTGCTTCCAAACCTAACTACATTAGATTATTCAGGGTTCCCTTCTTCCAACAATTCtaacttcaacttctcGCCTTCCACCTCACTAGGTGCAGGCTTCAATCAGCAAGTTTTCGATTATTCTAACAGCGACATGGGAACGCCAATGGCACAGACACCGAATACTGCGGCCAGCACCCAGTCGACAAAGCATCCCCAAATCTTCGTGCAAGGTGGGGAGGCCTACGTCAAAGGTAGGAATAGCTCGATAGATAGGTTGGAGCAAGGTAGCAACGGATACATTTTTGTATAA
- a CDS encoding uncharacterized protein (similar to Ashbya gossypii ADR308C) yields the protein MQTSHYNVQQISIPESHKKMTSSSMSMPLYPLRTPDTAAITVTPSIGSPVGGLQPLIPPLTGQLPYCKRPPHQSMVAGSYALRKSSPQVTAIMEVLVSLKNSLYQSLDGKLTTEEYNSVYQHLSQLLASLPPPLASGAAPNSQQHLRLPSISQVMPGTESRDIHHAVIITSGDLQGKHYISPPMSSTVPTLPISPGMTSGTIEHSSPDGIRKNVCKVCGRECRRPSTLKTHMLTHTGQRPFCCRHPGCNKSFNVRSNMLRHERLHGRDNDSTTKKP from the coding sequence ATGCAGACAAGCCATTATAACGTGCAGCAAATTTCAATTCCTGAATCCCATAAGAAAATGACTAGTTCTTCGATGAGCATGCCTCTGTATCCGTTGCGAACACCTGATACAGCGGCAATAACGGTAACACCTTCGATAGGTTCGCCGGTGGGCGGTTTGCAGCCGTTGATTCCGCCGCTGACGGGACAACTGCCATATTGCAAGCGACCTCCGCATCAGTCGATGGTAGCTGGTTCTTACGCACTACGAAAAAGTTCACCGCAAGTGACAGCGATAATGGAGGTTCTTGTATCTCTCAAAAATTCGTTATACCAGTCATTAGATGGAAAGCTGACTACGGAGGAATATAATAGTGTTTACCAGCATCTGAGCCAATTATTAGCCTCTTTACCACCGCCCCTTGCAAGTGGTGCTGCGCCAAATTCTCAGCAGCATTTGAGATTACCGTCGATATCACAGGTTATGCCAGGTACTGAATCCCGAGATATACATCACGCTGTCATCATAACATCCGGTGACTTACAAGGCAAGCACTACATTTCCCCACCTATGAGTTCAACAGTACCTACCCTTCCAATATCCCCAGGAATGACTTCGGGAACAATCGAGCATTCTTCTCCCGATGGAATAAGGAAAAATGTCTGCAAAGTCTGCGGGAGGGAATGTCGCAGACCTTCAACGCTCAAGACGCATATGCTCACTCATACAGGCCAACGACCATTCTGCTGTAGACATCCGGGTTGCAATAAAAGCTTTAACGTGAGGAGTAACATGCTAAGACATGAGAGACTCCACGGAAGAGATAATGATTCAACTACGAAGAAGCCCTAA
- a CDS encoding uncharacterized protein (similar to Ashbya gossypii AEL092W) — protein MDRHRDLEGNRREVLQELIDTEGDYVSMFGLFRESYLNVLAREEEHVVFRSMEGVVKELVRWHRRMECDLRHILGEHGRSTVEAAVRVSKQVVAYMAKLEALYRSYIFHFQASSRLFTEETYYGKVMRELVGRLDHGVRTYQRTQFSGEHKRHLWQKDTSYDCLSHLPVSRLTNYKLFLDVIAKTVTSPSDKRRIAAYTRKASEIIHHINSDSSTMDPVNTVIQRRLRFPTVEYVPVSAFGQCMLAGCLNTMWVRRRASYGFAVVAEPLGAFLFKSYLVLAEICQDWWTVKHCVPMVRCNIHHLSGVIDISESSDNCNKDSSCVDTTDTDDTDETNESQRANNSNASSDSSNHCPMALKIEFYFYGQCFEVTFAFRNSQEFQVWKQHLDTVKELNGSSGSEFEQISDIGESTMVPREMVPKSTVASRCPKVNELHNLTHAQREMLKHSASDYYGINPIHINVSFSGSQRFQLKYQTLSRNKSDPTCFYAKFDTARRLHIEALMFDVWSESLVRTPSLEYIMTSYSDTITSVATTRAPSSTRSSWGMFSIRSDNTRATSVVEPANNQDTSQQNKNNNKNLTIVRLGTINKLRNYLTVKTYNKQFSENQVS, from the coding sequence ATGGATCGTCACAGGGATTTAGAGGGGAATCGGCGAGAAGTGCTACAGGAGTTGATAGACACAGAGGGGGACTATGTATCGATGTTTGGGCTATTTAGGGAGAGCTATTTGAATGTATTAGCGCGGGAGGAAGAACATGTGGTGTTCAGGAGTATGGAAGGGGTTGTTAAGGAACTAGTAAGGTGGCATCGAAGAATGGAATGTGATTTGCGCCATATTTTAGGTGAGCATGGTAGGAGTACTGTAGAGGCAGCGGTCCGTGTGAGTAAGCAGGTGGTCGCGTACATGGCGAAATTAGAGGCTCTCTATAGGAGTTACATCTTCCATTTTCAAGCATCAAGCCGGTTGTTTACAGAAGAGACATACTACGGGAAGGTGATGAGAGAGTTGGTGGGCAGATTGGACCACGGGGTGCGCACTTATCAACGCACTCAGTTTAGTGGGGAGCACAAGAGGCATCTCTGGCAGAAGGACACGTCGTATGACTGTCTAAGCCATCTACCGGTGAGTCGTTTAACAAATTACAAATTGTTTCTAGACGTCATCGCCAAGACTGTCACAAGTCCTTCAGATAAGCGCCGTATTGCTGCCTACACACGTAAAGCATCGGAAATTATTCACCATATCAATAGCGACAGCAGTACAATGGATCCTGTAAATACTGTTATACAGCGAAGACTTCGCTTCCCTACTGTGGAATATGTACCAGTGAGTGCATTTGGCCAATGTATGTTAGCCGGATGTCTCAATACAATGTGGGTGCGGCGCAGAGCGTCTTATGGATTTGCAGTAGTGGCAGAACCATTGGGAGCCTTCTTATTCAAATCATATTTGGTCCTTGCTGAAATTTGCCAAGATTGGTGGACAGTAAAGCATTGTGTGCCCATGGTACGTTGTAATATTCATCATTTGTCTGGTGTCATCGATATTTCTGAAAGCAGTGATAATTGCAACAAAGATAGCAGTTGCGTTGATACTACTGACACGGATGATACCGATGAAACCAACGAATCTCAAAGAGCCAATAACTCCAATGCATCTTCAGACAGTTCAAATCACTGTCCCATGGCTTTAAAGAttgaattttatttttatggCCAGTGCTTTGAAGTTACCTTTGCATTTAGGAACTCTCAAGAGTTCCAAGTCTGGAAACAACATCTAGACACCGTAAAAGAACTAAATGGTTCTTCTGGTTCTGAATTCGAGCAGATAAGTGATATAGGAGAATCTACAATGGTTCCTAGGGAGATGGTCCCCAAATCCACTGTTGCAAGTAGGTGCCCCAAAGTGAATGAGTTACACAACCTTACACATGCACAGAGGGAGATGCTAAAGCACTCAGCATCTGACTATTATGGGATCAACCCAATTCACATAAATGTAAGCTTTTCAGGATCTCAGAGATTCCAACTGAAGTATCAAACTCTTTCACGAAACAAATCAGACCCTACATGTTTTTATGCCAAATTTGACACTGCAAGGCGACTACATATAGAAGCCTTGATGTTCGACGTATGGTCGGAAAGCTTGGTGAGAACTCCATCCTTAGAATACATAATGACATCCTACAGCGACACCATAACGAGCGTCGCTACTACGAGAGCTCCTTCATCAACTAGATCATCATGGGGAATGTTCTCCATTCGTTCAGATAATACAAGAGCCACATCAGTGGTAGAGCCAGCCAATAACCAAGATACATctcaacaaaacaaaaacaacaataaaaatCTGACTATCGTCCGACTGGGGACAATAAACAAACTAAGAAATTACCTCACTGTTAAAACTTATAACAAACAGTTTAGCGAAAACCAAGTATCGTAA
- a CDS encoding uncharacterized protein (similar to Ashbya gossypii AFR326WABR125C/AGL142C/ABR126W), whose amino-acid sequence MESDGEKEKQRSMSTQDLSLESPIELNNDTAHIYTGINSEENMMVKELARTLTNTSARRQQDNRSGSAHLYSLTSAEYGVNPVYMDESNPGYDPRLDPTSDHFSSEAWTKNMSRINASDASYYKPYSLGCMWRNLSAYGNSADVAYQSTIYQSVVKAVSSMARQFRGNKHVNTVDILKPMDGLVKPNELLVVLGRPGSGCTTLLKSISSNTHGFYVGEDAMISYDGLTPKQVAKNYRGAVVYTAEVDVHIPHLTVFQTLYNVALLATPVNRIKGVDRETYAKHITEVTMATYGLSHTKNTKVGNDFIRGVSGGERKRVSIAEVSICGSKFQCWDNATRGLDSATALEFVKALRVNADLTDSAGVVAIYQCSEEIYTLFDKVCILYEGRQIFFGSTKEAKQYFLDLGYICPPRQATADFLTAITNPSERIINEEFLKAQKYVPVTPKEMEICWKQSDQYKRLLQEIDSYATNESEQGDLKLKQAHCARQSKSSRSSSPYISSFNQQVKYLTTRNIQRAKATMEITLFQIIGNIVMPLIIGSMFYKAMKPNDATTFYSRGAAMFYGLLFNAFSSLLEINALYEIRPVTEKHKRYALYHPGAEALASIMSEIPIKITISVTFNLVYYFMVNFRRDAGTFFFFYLIVMLSTFAMSHLFRCVGAATKTLPQAMIPASIILLILAMYVGFAVPKTKILGWSKWLFYINPLTHAFESLMINEFHGREFQCANYVPSGPLYQGFSSDNRVCAVVGSVPGSDKVLGDRYIELSYGYLHSHKWRSVPILLAYIFFFLIVYLLLCEYNESAKQNGEILVFPKSVVNRLKKENKLNQKNADDEEKSLGIEPISDSKLIRSSTGRSNLETTVGLSKSQAIFHWRNVCYSVKIKDENRLILDHVDGWVKPGTLTALMGASGAGKTTLLDCLASRVTTGVLTGSMFVNGNLRDKSFPRSIGYCQQQDLHLSTATVKESLRFSAYLRQSADIPKEEKDRYVDEVIKILDMEQYVDAVVGVAGEGLNVEQRKRLTIGVELVAKPKLLLFLDEPTSGLDSQTAWSICQLMRSLADHGQAVLCTIHQPSALLMQEFDRLLLLQKHGQTVYFGDLGDGCSTMIKYFEDHGAEPCDKNSNPADWMLRVIDAAPGSTANQDYHEVWKNSKEYEEVQKELSLMEQELPKRPLDTSSEQTEFATGFPYQVKLVTSRLWQQYWRTPSYIWSKFFVAIISSLFVGFTFFKSDLSMQGLQNQMLSIFMLIVVFNPILQQYLPVFVSQRNLYESREQHSRTFSWKSFLVAQLIVEIPWNVIVGTLSFFCYYYAVGLYNSASVAHQLTERGLLFWLFSIIYYVYVGSAGQAAIAGVQNIESAGNLASMVFTLCLSFCGVMVSRKNLPRFWIFMYRISPFTYMVDGMLSVAVANVDVRCSDYEYIHFNAPAGQTCQQYTDAYMNVAGGYLSNPNSTTDCSFCPISSTNAFLSSVDCSYSHRWRNIGISVAYILLNYFIFLGLYWLTRVPKKRPDLVESTDADRPSSS is encoded by the coding sequence ATGGAAAGCGACGGTGAGAAAGAGAAGCAGAGATCGATGTCGACCCAAGACTTGTCTTTGGAGTCGCCAATTGAGCTCAATAATGATACTGCGCATATTTATACGGGAATCAATTCTGAAGAAAACATGATGGTTAAGGAATTGGCAAGAACGTTAACCAATACGTCTGCAAGAAGACAGCAGGACAATCGTAGTGGGTCAGCGCATTTGTATTCACTTACTTCAGCTGAGTATGGTGTTAACCCAGTTTATATGGATGAGTCGAATCCTGGTTATGATCCTCGTTTAGATCCCACTTCTGACCATTTCTCTTCAGAGGCATGGACTAAGAATATGTCTAGAATAAACGCATCGGATGCTTCTTATTATAAACCCTATTCACTTGGCTGCATGTGGCGAAATCTCAGTGCATACGGTAATTCCGCCGATGTTGCATATCAGTCCACGATCTACCAAAGTGTGGTCAAGGCAGTTAGTTCCATGGCTAGGCAATTCCGCGGTAATAAGCATGTCAACACAGTTGACATTTTGAAGCCAATGGATGGGCTTGTCAAACCCAATGAATTGTTGGTGGTGTTAGGTAGGCCTGGGTCTGGTTGCACTACGTTGCTcaaatcaatttcatcaaatactCATGGATTTTACGTCGGTGAAGATGCGATGATTTCCTATGATGGTCTCACGCCAAAACAAGTTGCCAAGAACTACAGGGGCGCGGTAGTTTACACTGCCGAGGTAGATGTCCATATCCCGCATTTAACGGTCTTTCAAACGCTGTACAATGTGGCACTGCTTGCCACTCCTGTTAATCGTATTAAAGGGGTGGACAGGGAAACATATGCAAAACACATAACTGAGGTGACGATGGCCACGTATGGTTTATCTCACACAAAGAACACAAAGGTCGGAAATGACTTCATCAGAGGTGTTTCTGGTGGAGAAAGGAAGCGTGTATCTATTGCGGAAGTGTCAATTTGTGGATCTAAGTTTCAGTGTTGGGATAACGCAACAAGAGGTTTGGATTCTGCAACCGCACTAGAATTTGTTAAAGCATTACGTGTAAATGCGGATTTGACCGATTCTGCAGGTGTGGTTGCCATTTATCAATGTTCTGAAGAAATCTATACTCTCTTTGACAAAGTTTGTATTCTTTATGAAGGTCgccaaatattttttggatCTACTAAGGAAGCCAAACAATATTTCTTGGATCTTGGGTATATCTGCCCACCCAGACAAGCAACAGCAGATTTTCTCACAGCAATTACAAACCCTTCTGAAAGAATTATAAATGAAGAGTTTTTAAAAGCTCAGAAGTATGTGCCAGTAACTCCAAAAGAGATGGAGATTTGTTGGAAGCAGTCAGACCAATATAAGAGGCTGTTACAGGAGATTGATAGTTATGCTACAAATGAATCTGAACAAGGCgatttaaaattgaaacAAGCACACTGTGCAAGACAATCTAAGTCGTCTCGTTCCTCCTCTCCATACATTTCTAGTTTCAACCAACAAGTCAAGTATTTGACTACGCGTAATATACAAAGGGCAAAGGCTACGATGGAGATTACtctatttcaaataatcGGTAATATTGTGATGCCATTAATAATAGGTTCCATGTTTTATAAAGCAATGAAGCCAAATGATGCAACAACATTTTATTCTCGTGGAGCCGCTATGTTTTACGGCCTTCTGTTTAATGCTTTCTCGTCGCTTTTGGAAATAAACGCATTGTATGAGATTAGGCCTGTCACTGAGAAACATAAGCGTTACGCATTATACCATCCAGGCGCGGAGGCATTGGCTTCTATCATGTCTGAAATACCTATAAAAATTACCATTTCGGTTACTTTTAATTTggtttattatttcatGGTTAATTTCCGCCGAGATGCTGGTacgttctttttcttctatCTTATTGTGATGTTGTCCACTTTTGCTATGTCGCATTTATTCAGATGTGTCGGTGCTGCTACTAAGACCTTACCCCAGGCTATGATTCCAGCCtcaataatattgttaataCTAGCGATGTATGTTGGGTTTGCGGTTCCAAAGACTAAAATATTGGGATGGTCCAAGTGGTTATTTTACATAAATCCTCTAACACATGCTTTTGAATCGCTGATGATAAATGAATTCCATGGGCGAGAATTCCAATGTGCCAATTATGTACCGTCAGGGCCGTTATATCAGGGCTTTTCTTCCGATAACCGTGTTTGCGCAGTCGTTGGTTCTGTGCCTGGTAGTGACAAAGTACTTGGTGATAGATACATTGAGCTTTCATATGGTTATTTGCACTCTCACAAATGGCGTTCCgttccaattcttttggcatatatcttttttttcttaatAGTTTACCTACTCTTGTGTGAGTACAATGAAAGTGCAAAGCAGAATGGTGAAATATTAGTATTTCCCAAATCTGTTGTCAACAGGTTGAAAAAAGAGAATAAACTAAACCAGAAGaatgctgatgatgaagaaaagtCCTTAGGTATCGAACCGATATCAGATTCCAAATTAATAAGATCCTCTACAGGAAGATCTAACTTGGAAACGACGGTTGGCCTCTCCAAGTCACAGGCTATATTCCACTGGAGGAATGTCTGCTACAGTGTTAAAATTAAGGACGAAAACCGACTCATATTGGATCATGTTGATGGGTGGGTAAAACCGGGAACGTTAACAGCCTTGATGGGTGCATCAGGTGCAGGTAAAACTACTTTGTTGGATTGTTTAGCTTCAAGAGTTACAACTGGTGTCCTTACTGGTAGCATGTTTGTAAATGGAAACTTGCGTGATAAATCCTTCCCTAGGTCAATCGGATATTGTCAGCAACAAGATCTACATTTATCCACTGCCACCGTTAAGGAGTCTTTGAGATTCAGCGCTTATTTACGTCAATCTGCCGATATTCctaaagaagaaaaggatCGATATGTAGATGAGGTGATCAAAATTCTAGACATGGAACAGTATGTTGATGCTGTTGTAGGTGTTGCTGGTGAAGGTTTGAACGTTGAGCAGAGGAAGCGGTTGACTATTGGTGTCGAGTTAGTTGCTAAACCAAagttattgttatttttggatgaaCCCACTTCTGGTCTAGACTCTCAAACAGCATGGTCTATATGTCAATTGATGAGATCCTTGGCTGATCATGGCCAAGCTGTTTTGTGTACAATCCACCAGCCTTCTGCTTTACTAATGCAGGAATTTGATAGATTGTTGTTACTGCAAAAACACGGACAAACGGTTTATTTCGGTGATCTGGGTGATGGTTGTTCAACGATGattaaatattttgaagatcaTGGTGCTGAGCCATGTGATAAAAACTCAAATCCTGCCGACTGGATGTTACGTGTAATTGATGCGGCTCCTGGATCTACTGCAAATCAGGATTATCATGAGGTTTGGAAAAATTCTAAAGAGTATGAGGAGGTGCAAAAGGAACTATCTTTGATGGAGCAAGAGTTGCCTAAGAGACCATTAGACACTTCTTCAGAGCAGACTGAATTTGCTACCGGTTTCCCTTACCAAGTGAAATTAGTGACTTCCAGATTATGGCAGCAATATTGGCGGACGCCGTCCTATATATGGTCTAAATTCTTTGTGGCTATTATCTCCTCCTTATTTGTTGGCTTTactttcttcaaatccGATCTTTCTATGCAAGGTttacaaaatcaaatgTTATCGATTTTCATGTTaattgttgtttttaacCCAATACTCCAACAATATTTACCTGTATTTGTCTCTCAAAGGAACTTATACGAGTCAAGAGAGCAGCATTCGAGGACATTTTCTTGGAAATCTTTTCTCGTTGCACAACTCATTGTTGAAATACCTTGGAATGTGATTGTCGGAACCCTCAGCTTCTTCTGTTACTACTATGCAGTTGGGTTGTACAATAGCGCCTCGGTAGCTCACCAATTGACTGAAAGAGGTCTATTGTTTTGGTTGTTCtctattatttattatgtCTACGTTGGTTCCGCTGGTCAAGCAGCTATAGCCGGGGTGCAGAACATTGAAAGTGCAGGTAATTTGGCTAGTATGGTATTTACATTATGTTTATCATTCTGTGGTGTTATGGTGAGTCGCAAAAATCTTCCAAGATTCTGGATATTTATGTATCGTATCTCTCCCTTTACTTACATGGTAGACGGTATGTTGTCCGTTGCAGTCGCCAATGTTGATGTTCGGTGTTCCGATTATGAATATATCCATTTTAATGCTCCCGCTGGGCAGACATGCCAGCAATACACAGACGCTTACATGAATGTTGCTGGAGGTTATCTCTCCAACCCTAATTCAACAACAGATTGCTCTTTCTGCCCTATTTCCTCTACAAATGCCTTTTTGAGCTCCGTGGACTGTTCGTATTCTCATAGGTGGAGAAATATTGGAATATCCGTCGCCtatattttattgaatTACTTCATATTCCTTGGTTTATACTGGTTGACAAGGGTTCCCAAAAAGAGACCTGACTTGGTAGAATCCACAGACGCTGATAgaccatcatcatcataa
- the RPF1 gene encoding rRNA-binding ribosome biosynthesis protein RPF1 (similar to Ashbya gossypii AEL093C): MAVEQINIKNKMKRKQLFAELKDQQNKERHKMRRLRAKEEREDQDLKEARLQNNVPKTIDSMRVYDETIGQEIEGDKDDLMKVFNSNEPPKILLTTNVNAKKKAYEFANVLIEIFPNVTFVKRQFGYTLKEIVGFCNNRNYTDLVIINEDKKKVTGLTFVHLPAGPTFYFKVSSYLEVEKIVGHGRPTSHIPELILNNFNTRLGKTVGTLFQSIFPQKPDFEGRQVITLHNQRDYIFFRRHRYVFRNEVKVGLQELGPQFTLKLKRLQKGIKEETEWEHKPDMDKEKKKFYL; this comes from the coding sequence ATGGCAGTTGAACAGATCAATATcaagaacaaaatgaaGAGAAAACAACTCTTTGCAGAGTTAAAAGACCAGCAAAACAAAGAGCGTCATAAGATGCGGAGGTTAAGAGCCAAAGAAGAACGCGAGGACCAAGACTTGAAGGAAGCCAGGTTGCAGAATAATGTGCCCAAGACGATTGATAGCATGCGTGTGTACGATGAGACAATAGGCCAGGAAATAGAAGGCGATAAAGATGACCTGATGAAAGTTTTTAACAGCAATGAGCCTCCGAAAATCCTGCTCACAACGAACGTGAATGCCAAGAAAAAGGCATACGAGTTTGCCAACGTACTGATCGAAATATTCCCTAACGTCACGTTTGTCAAAAGGCAATTTGGCTACACACTGAAGGAGATCGTAGGCTTCTGCAACAACCGGAACTACACCGACCTCGTGATAATCAACGAAGACAAGAAAAAGGTAACCGGTCTCACCTTCGTACACCTCCCAGCCGGCCCCACCTTCTACTTCAAGGTAAGCTCCTACCTAGAAGTCGAAAAGATCGTCGGCCACGGTAGACCCACCAGTCACATCCCTGAGCTCATCctcaacaacttcaatacCAGACTCGGCAAAACCGTCGGAACCCTCTTCCAATCCATCTTCCCGCAGAAACCTGACTTCGAAGGACGCCAGGTCATCACACTACACAACCAGCGAGACTacattttcttcagaagGCATCGTTACGTATTCAGAAACGAAGTCAAAGTAGGCCTGCAGGAACTTGGCCCCCAATTCACCCTGAAGCTAAAACGTCTGCAAAAAGGCATCAAGGAGGAAACCGAGTGGGAACACAAGCCAGACATGGAcaaggagaagaagaagttctACCTATAG